TGGCGACCACCACGTGCGGCGGTGCGGGGGATTTCTGGTGTCCTTCTCGCACCATTTCATGTCCGGCCCGGACACCGTTCTGCAATGACCCCGTGTCCATGGTTGAATTGTGAAGTGCAGTCGTTCTCATTTTACACCGGAGCGCGGCCGGGTCGTCCTTCGACCCGCCGCAGCACGTTGAATCATCTGGAGTATCCCGGCCTGTCCTCAGGCTGCGGCTGGTCTCCGACCCAGCCGCGCTCCCCCAAAGGAGAATGCCTGTATGAGATCCCTGTTCCGCGGACGCGAATGGAGCCAGCCTCGGCAATTCCCAGGCCGAAGATCAGTTCCAGAAGCGTGGTTTTGCCGGATCCGTTGGGGCCGATCAGGCCGCAAATGGAGCCTTCCGGCACGTCCAGATCGATCGGGCCGAGTTTGAACTTTTCGTAAGACTTAACAATGCCTCTGATCTCAATCGCATTCATAGTCATGAGGATTCTTTGAGTTTTTTGAGGGCTTCCCTGAAAATATTTTCAATTTCCACCCGCTTGAGCCCGGCGTCCGATGCCTCACGGCAGCCTTCGGCAAAGAGTGACGACGCATGGGCCAGTTTGGCCTGCCGCCCGCGATCCTCTCCCCCTTCAGCAACGAAAGTACCCAATCCCTGTCGGCGGAGGATAATCCCTTCGCGCTCGAGATCTTCGTAGGCGCGCTTGACCGTGATCACACTGACCATGAGATCCTGAGCCAACGCCCGGAACGAAGGCAGGGCAGTACCCCCTGGCAACCGCCCGGAACTTACCTCGCGCTTGAGACCGTCCACGATCTGTTGATAGAGCGGTCCCGGCGCCGCCGCCGAGAGCGGCGGCAAGAAGATACGGTGATCAGCCATAACTACTGTATATATACACCATACACAGTAAGCTGGCTACATCTTTTTTAGCTTTTCAAGATGGAGAACCTCTCAAGCGGATGGACCCGCGATCGCAATCCGGAATCATTTCCCCAATCCCCCAGCTTCCAATCCGGCCAATTCTACGCCGTCAAAAAACGTAACTTATCTCACCCGCGCAATGCCTCGCGGCACAGAACTTGATCGATGCGTGGGCTTGGCTCCAACTTGCGCTCTCACGGAGACTCGGTGGCCGTTTCCCGTTTTACGGCACA
The sequence above is a segment of the Verrucomicrobiota bacterium genome. Coding sequences within it:
- a CDS encoding ATP-binding cassette domain-containing protein gives rise to the protein MNAIEIRGIVKSYEKFKLGPIDLDVPEGSICGLIGPNGSGKTTLLELIFGLGIAEAGSIRVRGTGISYRHSPLGERGWVGDQPQPEDRPGYSR
- a CDS encoding GntR family transcriptional regulator, with product MADHRIFLPPLSAAAPGPLYQQIVDGLKREVSSGRLPGGTALPSFRALAQDLMVSVITVKRAYEDLEREGIILRRQGLGTFVAEGGEDRGRQAKLAHASSLFAEGCREASDAGLKRVEIENIFREALKKLKESS